The following is a genomic window from Bos taurus isolate L1 Dominette 01449 registration number 42190680 breed Hereford chromosome 11, ARS-UCD2.0, whole genome shotgun sequence.
GCAGCAAAGCTGCCATCTTATTGCTTCCCTAAGACTTGCTCACACAATCCCTCATAGACGAATTTGAATAAACAAGCAACTCATCCCTGAGAATAGGAGTGACGCTTTGTCAGGGTTGGTTCTTCCCAGCTGCAATCTGGGGGTTACTGAAATGCAAGTTTCTATGCGCAAGACAAAGAGGGGCCAAACAATAACAAAACGTCAGAATAAATTCAGAGAAAAGTTTATTACAGGGCCCTGCAAGGAGACGGTTATTAGCTCATGCCTGAAAAACCCCAAATTCCCAaaagctttcagcaaagccctttAATAGGAGAAGTGAGGGAGGGCGTAGTTAtcgttgcaaacttcttggtgacAATCCTTTTTTCTTGAGgtcaggtcatggtcaggtaaTGATGTTCCTGTAACCTCCACCAAAACAAATGTTAattctctgttctgacaagaaagggcaaAGTCCCAAGACACAATGTTCACCCTCCCAGGTCCTGGCTAAGAGGATGTAGATCTCAGTTGGCAGCCACCTTCAGGGCCAGGTCCCCAGACACTGGCCAGCTGTCATTGCTGAGGGAGCCAGGCACCTAAACCAACTGACTGTTAGGCTGCCCAGAGGGCGAGGGGTCTCACAGACTGTGACCCAGGCAGGCTGCCACTGCTATTAGGTCACAGAGACAGGAGTTGGGAAAGCGGTTCACCACTGCCTCAAGGCCTGGGCCCACCCAGTGGGTGGCCTTGGCGAGGGTTCTGGAGCCCTGCAGGACAGAGCCCCCTAAACTGTTTCCTGGGCTCCCCGGCTCTCCTGCTGGCCTGAGGCTGGGTGAGCTGGAGGACCCCTGGGAGACCAGGGATCTGCCTCTCACCTCACTGTCCACCTGACCACCACCACTCTGCTGACTGTTGGCCGAATAGCCCACTAACTGTCACTCATTGACAGTTGCTTGCTTGTGGGAGGGGCTCACTGTGGTGctgaccaatggctgagcaggaccaCTAAAGGGTCCTGCAGTAACTGTTGCTTGGTAAGAGAGTGTGGGGGTCACAGTATACAGCCAGAGCTATGTGTTAAGAGCTGCACTCAGCCACACTCTGTTACAGTTCTCAAGACAGTTACTGGTTCTCAAGATTGGACCTTCTTGGATAGGGCCAATGATGGGAAACTGAAGGCAAGGACAGGTTAGGAGTCCAGCCTGAATAAGTAAGGAACACTCTGGCCCAATGAGGAAAACAGGACAAATGTGAAAGATCAGTCATTCACCTGGAAAGAAATGGGAGCCAACAATACAGCAGGGCTGACTGGGAAAGGTCAGGATTTCAGGTACAACCTGAGAGTACATACAGTTTTGGTAAAAATACTGCTACATAAGCAGAAGATTCACCAGAGGAACAGAATAGTTGGTTACCTCAGAAGTTGTTTACTGTTTTTATATGCTTTCTACCTCTGGGTGGCATGGAGGAAAAGTGTTAGGCACCTACTAGATGCCAGTCAATGTTCAAAGTGTTTCACATCCGTTATTGTACTTAATCCTGAAAAGTTTATGAAGCAAACTTAATTCCTGTAAGTTCCAGGGGACCCCAGAAAGGAAGTATAGCTGAACTTTGTTGTGTATGTTGAGCTACCGTGGCAGCAGTACATGGTTTGTCTTCCAAAGGGTGCGGTACTGGAAGAAGGAATGCTACCTGGACTGTGTGGTCAAAGAAGAGGGCTGTGGTAGTGCAGTGGGGTGCAGGTGTTACTGAATCACAAGTCCATGTACCCGACGCATAGTGAGGCCAATCAATGCTAACCATTTGAGTCTGGAACAGAGAAAAAGGTTTATTACAGGTTCatgcaaggagatgggtggctcatGAGCTAAGAACCCCAAAGTTACTGAAAGCATTCAGCAAGCCCCTTTAAAGGCAAAAGGTGAGGGAGCGGCATGGTTAGTTGCTacaaacttcttggtgtcagatCCTTTATTCTTGAAgtcaggtcatggtcaggtaaTGCTGCTCCTGTAAATCTCTACCAAAGAAATGGCATTCTCTGTTTTGACCAGAAAGGGCAAAGTCCCAAGGCACAACTTTCACCCAAGGCCCCAGTCCTGGCTAAGAGGAGGCAGATCTCCATTGGCAGTTCCTTCACAGCTAGTTTCCCATACCCTGCTCAGCTGTCATCCCTGAGCACCAAACCCAACTAGCCTTCAGTCTCCTCAAGTCACCCAAAAGGCAGGGGCCAGGTCCCACAAACTGCAACCCAGGTAGATGGCCACTGCCATTAGGTCACAGAAacagggatgggggaagggattcACCACTGCCTCAAAGCCTGgcccaaagctagtggagggccTTAGTGAGGACTCTGGAGCCTTGGAGGGCATAGTCCCCAGTCTGTCCCCTGGGCCCTTCAGCTCACCTGCTGGCCCAAGGCTAGGTGACCTGGAGGGCCTTCAAGAGAAGGCCTGAATATGCCTCTTACCTCACTCTCCACCTGATGACCACCACACCACTGACCCTTGGCTGAATCGCTTCCCTACTGGGACCTCATTGACAGTTACTTGTGGGCAGGGCCCACTGTGGTGCTGACCAATAGCTGAGCAGAACAACTAACCATCACTCACTGAGAGTTGGTTGCTTGTGGGTGGGGCCCACTGAGGCACCAACCAACAACTGAGCCTAGGAACATGGTGTGGAGTAATGAGACCCAGCAATGGCTGCCTGCTAAGGCCTGTGCTCATCCTGCTCTGTTATACAGGGTTGGTGTGTACTGGCTAGGATGTGTAGAGAGAAGGTATGGTCAGTGTCTTGGGAAAGAATTCTCCAATCTGTGATTGTTGAATCCTATAAATTTGTCACAGAGTGTGACTGAACACAGACCATAGTACACAGCCTTTGCTGTGCACCATTACCCCAGCCCTACCCAATTAACAGGCATCGGTTACCACGGGACCATTAGTGGTCCTGCTCACCCACTGGTTAGCACCACAGTGAGTCCCTCCCACAAGCAACCACTGTCAATGAGTGACAGTTAGTGGGCTATTCAGCCAACAGTCAGCAGAGTGGTGGTGGTCGGGTGGAGAGTGAGGTAAGAGGCAGATCCCTGGTCTCCCAGAGGACCTCCAGCTCACCCAGCTCAGGCCAGCAGGACACAGCCCCCTGCACGGCTCCAGAGCCCTTGCCAAGGCCACCCACTGGCCAGGCCCAGGCCTTGAGGCAGTGGTGAACCTCTTCCCCAACTCCTGTCTCTAAGGGTCAGCTGGGTTAGGTGCCTGGCTCTCTCAGCGATGACAACTGGCCAGTGTCTGGAGACCTGGCCCTGAGAGTGCTGCCAACTGAGATCTGCCTCTTCTTAGCCAGGAGCAGGACCTTGGAGGATGAACATTGTGTCTTAGGACTTTGCCCTTTCTTGTCAGagcagagaataacatttgtttgGGGGAGAGGTTTACGGGAACATCAttacctgaccatgacctgacctcaagaaaaaagaatctgaCACCAAGAaagtttgcaacaactaaccatgccctccctcacctttcctataaaagggctttgctgaaagctttcGGGGAGTTTGCAGTTTTTCAGGCTTGAGCCACCCACCTCCTTGCTGGGCCCTGTAAAAAACCTTTCTGTGTCCCAAACTCTaacattttgttattgtttggtcTCTCCACACATCAAGCACAGGGACTTGCATTTCCATAACAAAACTACCCTGACAACATTTCCCTTCCCAAGTGAAAAAAAGGGGTCCAGTGAACTAGTTGGTCATTCATGGCAAGATTATTTTTACACATCACAATTAGTGATGTGTTAGGCACTAagacggagaagacaatggcagcccactccagtactcttgcctggaagatcccatagacggaggagcctggtgggctgtagtccatcgggtcgctaagagtcagacatgactgagtgacttcactttcactttccactttgatgcattggagaaggaaatggcaacccactccagtgttcttgcctggagaatcccagggatgggggagcctggtgggctgccgtctatggggtcacacagagtcggacacgactgcagtgacttagcagcagcagcaggtactaaGAAGGCATCAAGAGAcaagatccaaaaaaaaaaaagagacaagatCCTATGGTTTCTCCTTGATAGAACACAAGGAATAGTCTCCTAAAATGACCCAGGTACAACAGAAAATTAAGAAGCTTTGAAAAGGAAGGGTGAGTAGGTGACCTGTAAGACAAGTAGCAGTCTCTGCTAGAGAACTGTTGGCTCTCTTTCACATCAACATAGTCTAGAGTTACCAAGGTAACCAACATTTCAACTTTAGTTCTTTTATCCTTCTTGCCTAAAGCCTTGACCAGACCTTGTAAACAATCAATTGGGCCTCCCTTTCCTCTCACAGCTTCCAAAATTGAAGGCATTTCCCAAAAAGATGGGACACTATACACCACAGCTCACCACCCTGAAAGATGCCAGAAAAGGGTTACAAAGAGATGCTTCTGTTTTCCCTCTGCTCCCATCAGATTTGCAAAGGTTCAAAGTATGGGAAACATCTGGAGTCAAAAATCTGGGTAAATAAGTGCTCTCATATTTAATTAAGAGTGTGGTTGGACAGAAAGTAATTTAGTGTAATTTTCACCAGCACAAATACTCAATTTTAAATGtctaggaaggaatgatgctaaagctgaaactccagtactttggccccctcatgcgaagagttgactgattggaaaagactctgatgctgggagggattgggggccagaggagaaggggatgacagaggatgagatgactggatggcatcactgactcgatggatgtgagtctgggtgaactccgggagttggtgatggacagggaggcctggcgtgctgtgattcatggggtcgcaaagagtcggacacgactgagcgactgatctgatctgatgcctttTAAATCACCAATTTTACTTCTAAGAAAGCATCCATGGATTTCATGGAGATCACTGTCTTCTGCAAAAAAATTCATTAGAGTGTTGTTCAAAACACTGGTGTTGAACTTTCCTGACAGTTcagtcagtggttaagattccacacttccaatgaaggggacacaggtttaaaccctgattggggaactaagattccgcatgctgcatggggtggccaagaagaaaaaaaaaaaaaagcaacactgAAAACATGAAGCCACCTAAATAATTAATGGGGTAATAGTtaaataaactcagagaaggcaatggcaccccactccagtactcttgcctggaaaatcccatggatgtaggagcctgataggctgcagtccatggggtcactaattgtcggacacgactgagcaatttcactttcacttttcactttcacacattggagaaggaaatagcaacccactccagtgttcttgcttggagaatcccagggacgggggagcctggtgggctgccgtctatggggtcgcacagagtcggacacgactgaagcaacttgcagcagcagcagttaaataAACTATGGTAAATCTATGTAATAGAATGTTATAGAGTAATTCAGAGTGATTTAGGAGAATGTGGAACAACCAGAACCGTCATTTACTGTTAGGAAcaataaattggtacaaccactttagAAATTATTTGACAATATTTAAGTAGGCTAAACAAACATACACCCAccttatgactcagcaattccactcctaggcatatagcCAAGAGAAATAAGTGTACAGGTGTATCAAAAGACATACACAAGAATATTCATGGTAGGCTTATTGCTAGTAGTAAAATAAGTATCAGTCAACAGAAGGATatataaattgtggtatattcctACAGTGCAATACTATATAGCGATTAGGAAGAACGAATTACATGTAACACCATGGATAAATTTTGATCAAAAGAAACTAGATGACCCCATTTATATGGAGTTCAAAAACCAACACTAATATACAGTTATAACGATCAAAACAGTAGTTGCCtctgcgggcaggaggagaagggaggataCTGACTAGAAGGACACACAAGTGGATCTTCTAGCTGTACTGAGGTGTAACTGACAAATAAAACCTGTGTATATTTAAAGTATAACTTGAGGCTTTGACATATTAATATGTAAACATTGTGAAATAATCAATCAAGCTAAATAATCTATCCATTACCTAATATAATATATAGTTACCTTTCTTgtgtgtggtaagaacacttaagatctacactcttagcaaatttcaactaGGTACACAATTcagtattgttaactacagtCATACTGTGGTACCATAACTGAACTTGATCTTGGTGGGGTTACACaagtatatacatacattaagctatttgttcttgctgtttagttgccaagtcatatccgattcttgagcaacaccatggactgtaacccaccaggctcctctacaaTTAACTTTGTGGATTTACATTTTTGTAAACCgcaatacctttttaaaaataatgaattgggGGGCCGCCCcgtcccgccccgcccccgccggccGGGGTGCTCTAGGTGCCGCGCGGAGACCCGTGCGAACATGGCGCTGCGCGCGGTGCGGAGCGTGAGGGCCGCGGTAGGCGGCCTGCGCGCCATCTCGGCACCCAGCGCGCCCTGCTCGCCGCGGCCCTGGGGACTGCGAGCGGGTGCAGTCCGGGAGCTGCGCACCGGCCCTGCTCTGCTATCGGTGCGGAAATTCACAGAAAAACACGAATGGGTAACAACAGAAAATGGTGTCGGAACAGTGGGAATCAGCAATTTTGCACAGGAAGCTTTGGGAGATGTTGTTTACTGTAGTCTGCCTGAAGTTGGGACAAAGTTGAACAAACAAGAGGAGTTTGGTGCTTTGGAAAGTGTGAAAGCTTCTAGTGAACTCTATTCTCCTCTATCAGGAGAAGTAACTGAAATTAATAAAGCTCTAGCAGAAAATCCAGGACTTGTCAACAAGTCTTGTTACGAAGATGGTTGGCTGATCAAGATGACATTCAGTAACCCTTCAGAACTAGATGAACTAATGAGTGAAGAAGcatatgagaaataaataaaatctattgaGGAGTGAAACTGGAACCCCTAAATAAACTACTTTGAAACAACTTAATCTAGCATAGTTGCCTTAAATTAGTGGTAGATAGATATTTAGAAAGCAACTTTTAGCAAAAGAAACTACTTGTAACAATGTTTCCTGAAGAAAATACCCCTTAACTTTCTAATGACCAGATAAACACTGCATCTTTTTCCACAGCATCCTGTGATTTTTAGGCTAGG
Proteins encoded in this region:
- the LOC614208 gene encoding glycine cleavage system H protein, mitochondrial-like; translated protein: MALRAVRSVRAAVGGLRAISAPSAPCSPRPWGLRAGAVRELRTGPALLSVRKFTEKHEWVTTENGVGTVGISNFAQEALGDVVYCSLPEVGTKLNKQEEFGALESVKASSELYSPLSGEVTEINKALAENPGLVNKSCYEDGWLIKMTFSNPSELDELMSEEAYEK